One stretch of Emys orbicularis isolate rEmyOrb1 chromosome 7, rEmyOrb1.hap1, whole genome shotgun sequence DNA includes these proteins:
- the BHLHE40 gene encoding class E basic helix-loop-helix protein 40 — protein sequence MEMIPSAQPPPACLGKLPALESNEMPGLAFSHMYQVYKPRRGLKKSEDNKETYKLPHRLIEKKRRDRINECIAQLKDLLPEHLKLTTLGHLEKAVVLELTLKHVKALTNLIEQQQQKIIALQNGLQAGDLSSRNLDTSQEMFRSGFQMCAKEVLQYLGKHENTRDLKSSQLVSHLHRMASEVLQGGASRKSGDAPLKTVDLKEKSGSLPKTAEGYGKNCVPVIQRTFAHSSGEQSGSDTDTDSGYGGELEKSDSNADQQYFPKDTGLNYTMQERISSIKQETEDPPAKRTRMETSEDEGHFSSDLIGSSSSFLGPHPHQPPLCLPFYLIPPSATAYLPMLEKCWYPASMPVLYPSLPASAAALSGLMNPDKISPSLLMPQRLPSPLPVHSPIDSSALLQALKQIPPLNLETKD from the exons ATGGAAATGATCcccagcgcccagccccctcccgcctGCCTGGGCAAGCTGCCTGCGCTGGAGAGCAACGAGATGCCAGG GCTGGCCTTTTCTCACATGTATCAAGTGTACAAGCCCAGGAGagggttaaaaaaaagtgaagacAATAAG GAGACCTATAAATTGCCCCACAGACTGATAGAGAAGAAGAGACGTGATAGGATTAATGAGTGCATTGCCCAACTGAAAGATCTCTTACCAGAACATCTCAAACTTACA ACTTTAGGTCACTTGGAGAAGGCAGTGGTTCTTGAACTTACCTTGAAGCATGTGAAAGCACTAACTAATCTCATtgagcagcagcaacagaaaatAATTGCTTTACAGAATGGTTTACAAGCTG GTGACTTGTCATCGAGAAACCTTGATACCAGCCAGGAAATGTTTCGATCTGGTTTCCAGATGTGTGCCAAGGAAGTGCTGCAATACCTGGGAAAGCATGAGAACACGAGGGATCTGAAATCTTCTCAGCTGGTCAGTCATCTGCACCGAATGGCCTCTGAGGTTCTCCAGGGCGGAGCCAGCCGAAAATCTGGAGATGCGCCCCTGAAAACGGTGGACTTGAAGGAGAAGTCTGGCTCTTTGCCCAAAACTGCTGAGGGTTATGGCAAGAACTGTGTGCCTGTTATACAGAGGACTTTTGCACACTCCAGTGGAGAGCAGAGCGGGAgcgacacagacacagacagtgGGTATGGAGGAGAGCTGGAGAAAAGTGACTCAAACGCTGATCAACAGTATTTTCCAAAGGATACGGGACTCAACTATACCATGCAAGAGAGAATAAGCTCTATTAAGCAAGAGACTGAGGACCCACCAGCCAAAAGGACCAGAATGGAAACTTCAGAAGACGAAGGCCATTTTAGCAGTGATCTGATTGGCTCTTCAAGTAGTTTTTTGGGCCCTCACCCTCACCAGCCTCCTTTGTGCCTGCCTTTTTATTTGATCCCACCATCCGCAACTGCCTATCTGCCTATGCTGGAGAAGTGTTGGTACCCGGCTTCCATGCCTGTCTTGTACCCAAGTCTCCCAGCCTCTGCTGCAGCACTTTCAGGGCTAATGAACCCAGATAAAATCTCTCCATCTCTTCTGATGCCTCAGAGACTTCCTTCTCCACTACCAGTCCATTCCCCTATCGACTCCTCAGCTCTGCTTCAAGCTTTGAAGCAGATTCCTCCTTTGAACTTGGAAACCAAAGACTAA